The Desulfovibrio legallii genome has a window encoding:
- a CDS encoding ABC transporter substrate-binding protein, producing the protein MKLLQVATACALSLFVGHAAIAAEAPIKIGFPIPLTGEIPKVGEGSKYAAEMLKEEINAKGGLQVGDKKYPLDFIYEDNESKPESAVNVTLKLIERDKVLAIVGPQSSRQAVPAGGVANDEEVPLITPWSTNPEATKDRPWVFRGAFLDPFQAPVAVDFASKTFKAKKAAVVFEVSNDYSKGLADNFKEAFEKVHGKGSVVAMESHGPKDQDFSAQLTKVIAAKPDFIFVPENYSFAALIVPQARDLGYKGPFMGSDAWGSAELFNLCGKDCVGQYFSTHYTAEGATGKTKEFIDKYQAKYGYVPDDVAALTWDSINIVLNAIQQAGKIDPDLKKERKIIRDNMANMAKFDGITGSMKFDANRDPIKCAVIVRVTDKGSFAFVESVCPK; encoded by the coding sequence ATGAAGTTGTTGCAAGTTGCCACTGCCTGCGCCCTGTCCCTGTTTGTGGGGCATGCGGCCATTGCCGCAGAAGCGCCCATCAAAATCGGTTTCCCCATCCCCCTCACGGGTGAAATCCCCAAGGTGGGCGAGGGCTCCAAGTACGCCGCCGAAATGCTGAAGGAAGAAATCAACGCCAAAGGCGGCCTGCAGGTGGGCGACAAGAAGTACCCCCTGGATTTCATTTACGAAGACAATGAATCCAAACCCGAATCAGCCGTCAACGTCACCCTTAAGCTCATTGAGCGTGACAAGGTGCTGGCCATTGTGGGCCCGCAGTCCTCCCGGCAGGCCGTGCCCGCCGGCGGCGTGGCCAACGACGAGGAAGTGCCCCTGATCACCCCCTGGTCCACCAACCCGGAAGCCACCAAAGACCGCCCCTGGGTCTTCCGCGGAGCCTTCCTTGATCCCTTCCAGGCTCCGGTGGCCGTGGACTTTGCCTCCAAGACCTTCAAGGCCAAAAAGGCCGCCGTGGTCTTTGAGGTTTCCAACGACTACTCCAAAGGCCTGGCCGACAACTTCAAGGAAGCCTTTGAAAAGGTGCACGGCAAGGGCTCTGTGGTGGCTATGGAATCCCACGGCCCCAAGGACCAGGACTTTTCCGCCCAGCTCACCAAGGTCATCGCGGCCAAGCCCGATTTCATCTTTGTGCCGGAGAACTACAGCTTCGCGGCCCTCATTGTGCCGCAGGCTCGTGACCTGGGCTACAAGGGCCCCTTCATGGGCTCCGACGCCTGGGGTTCGGCCGAGCTCTTTAACCTCTGCGGCAAAGACTGTGTGGGCCAGTACTTCTCCACCCACTACACGGCTGAAGGAGCTACGGGCAAGACCAAGGAATTTATCGACAAATACCAGGCTAAATACGGCTATGTGCCGGACGATGTGGCCGCCCTTACCTGGGATTCCATTAATATCGTGCTCAACGCCATCCAGCAGGCCGGCAAGATTGACCCGGACCTGAAAAAAGAGCGTAAGATCATCCGCGACAACATGGCCAACATGGCCAAATTCGACGGCATCACCGGCAGCATGAAGTTTGACGCCAACCGCGACCCCATCAAGTGCGCGGTTATCGTGCGCGTAACGGACAAAGGCTCCTTTGCCTTTGTGGAATCGGTCTGCCCCAAATAA
- a CDS encoding branched-chain amino acid ABC transporter permease produces MDFLLQQMLNALQWGSFYALIALGYTLVYGVLRLINFAHGDIFMVGAYISFFVATYLLSPAIGLSKPVTLWLTIVLTMLLTALVGVTLERIAYRPLRRKGAHRLYVVITALMCGLILENGNLALLGATKRKLPDLVDKVVYSIGPLVVTNLKLWVILAAIVVFALLQTVVTRTKVGMAMRAVSWDRFALPLMGIPLDSVIVVTFVLGSGIAGLGGMLFAMCYPNLEPYMGAMLGWKAFIAAVVGGIGDIRGAFVGGFLLAFVEIMVVAFLPSTYMDLFSFTILLLILWVRPTGIFGMPQTTKI; encoded by the coding sequence ATGGATTTTCTGCTGCAACAAATGCTCAACGCCCTGCAGTGGGGCAGCTTTTATGCCCTCATCGCCTTGGGCTACACGCTGGTGTACGGCGTACTGCGCCTCATCAACTTCGCCCACGGCGACATCTTTATGGTAGGCGCGTATATTTCCTTCTTCGTCGCCACCTATCTGCTCTCACCGGCCATAGGCCTCTCCAAGCCCGTCACCCTGTGGCTGACCATTGTGCTGACCATGCTGCTCACGGCCCTGGTGGGCGTCACTCTGGAGCGCATCGCCTACCGGCCCCTGCGGCGCAAGGGGGCGCACCGCCTGTATGTGGTCATCACGGCCCTCATGTGCGGTCTGATTCTGGAAAACGGCAACCTGGCCCTTCTGGGCGCCACCAAGCGCAAGCTGCCCGATCTGGTGGATAAGGTCGTCTACTCCATCGGGCCCCTGGTGGTCACCAACCTCAAGCTCTGGGTCATCCTGGCCGCCATTGTGGTCTTTGCACTGCTGCAGACCGTGGTCACGCGCACCAAGGTGGGCATGGCCATGCGGGCCGTTTCCTGGGACCGCTTCGCCCTGCCGCTCATGGGCATCCCCCTGGACAGCGTCATTGTGGTGACCTTTGTACTGGGATCGGGCATTGCGGGCTTGGGGGGCATGCTCTTTGCCATGTGCTACCCCAATCTGGAGCCCTACATGGGGGCCATGTTGGGCTGGAAGGCCTTTATCGCCGCCGTGGTGGGCGGCATAGGCGACATCCGCGGGGCCTTTGTGGGCGGTTTCCTCCTGGCCTTTGTGGAAATTATGGTGGTGGCCTTTTTGCCTTCCACCTATATGGATTTGTTTTCATTCACCATTCTGCTGCTGATCCTGTGGGTGCGGCCCACGGGTATTTTCGGCATGCCGCAGACGACCAAAATCTAG
- a CDS encoding branched-chain amino acid ABC transporter permease: protein MLTVFVQAALLILAVLCFGYAVKRALRQKKIDCLIFLLGGTLLVLAEYFSWIDGYWLSVIKFMGLNVIFAASLNLVNGYMGEFSCGHAGFMCVGAYVGGLLTILLFTKNKLLGAPLLPPELAPLLFPGVLAVAGLVAALFGLLVALPSFKTRDDYLAIITIAANYIIIALIINIDAVGGPRGLSGMRGAVRAMERVADIPWMMIWIVLSVMASVMLLYRLVNSTLGKGIPAVCQNEVAAEIMSVNTKKVKLTAFMVSAGIAGVAGALYAHLFSSIYANSFGIMKSTEAMVMVYLGGMGSLSGSVLAAIMFTLLIELLRFALPALSDVLQHVPFVPDSFVISQEWKWVIIPLILILLMQFRPEGLLGNRELTQAFPRLKRLLTIGKAD, encoded by the coding sequence ATGCTGACAGTGTTTGTACAAGCGGCTCTTCTGATCCTTGCCGTGCTCTGCTTCGGTTACGCCGTCAAACGCGCCCTGCGGCAGAAAAAGATCGACTGCCTCATTTTCCTTCTGGGCGGCACGTTACTGGTGCTGGCCGAATACTTTTCCTGGATTGACGGCTACTGGCTTTCAGTCATCAAGTTCATGGGCCTCAACGTCATTTTTGCCGCCAGTCTCAACCTGGTCAACGGCTATATGGGCGAATTTTCCTGTGGGCACGCGGGCTTCATGTGCGTGGGGGCCTATGTGGGCGGGCTTTTGACCATCCTGCTCTTTACCAAAAACAAGCTGCTCGGCGCGCCCCTGCTGCCGCCGGAACTGGCCCCCCTGCTCTTTCCCGGCGTCCTGGCTGTGGCGGGCCTGGTGGCCGCGCTGTTTGGTCTGCTGGTGGCGCTGCCCTCCTTCAAAACCCGTGACGACTACCTGGCCATCATCACTATCGCAGCCAACTATATTATCATTGCGCTGATCATCAATATAGACGCCGTGGGCGGCCCGCGGGGCCTTTCCGGCATGCGCGGGGCCGTGCGCGCCATGGAGCGCGTGGCCGACATCCCCTGGATGATGATCTGGATTGTGCTCTCGGTCATGGCCAGCGTCATGCTGCTTTACCGGCTGGTCAACAGCACCCTGGGCAAGGGCATCCCTGCTGTCTGTCAGAACGAGGTGGCTGCGGAAATTATGAGCGTCAACACCAAGAAGGTGAAGCTCACGGCCTTTATGGTTTCGGCCGGCATCGCCGGGGTGGCCGGGGCGCTCTACGCCCACCTCTTCAGCTCCATCTACGCCAACAGCTTTGGCATCATGAAGTCCACGGAAGCCATGGTCATGGTCTATCTGGGCGGCATGGGCTCCCTTTCCGGTTCGGTGCTGGCGGCCATCATGTTCACGCTGCTCATCGAGCTGCTGCGCTTTGCCCTGCCGGCCCTGAGCGACGTTCTGCAGCATGTGCCCTTTGTTCCGGACTCCTTCGTCATCAGCCAGGAATGGAAGTGGGTCATCATCCCCCTCATCCTTATCCTGCTCATGCAGTTCCGCCCCGAAGGCCTTCTGGGCAACAGGGAGCTGACGCAGGCCTTTCCCCGGCTGAAGCGCCTGCTGACTATCGGCAAGGCGGACTAG
- a CDS encoding ABC transporter ATP-binding protein: MALFEMKEVTQRFGGLIALTDFSIAIEDHTLVGLIGPNGAGKTTVFNLASGFYHPTEGQIVFDGHVYNHKLEPHQVTAMGMARTFQNIRLWNDMTVTDNICVSQYSRLGYNLLDVWSNNARYGREEQRVRHKAAKILEIMELTDVAQECPKNLPYGLQRRVELARALSTDPKLLLLDEPAAGLNSADVDGLIKHIRWIYDEFKIAIWMIEHQMKVVMSLCQDIMVVEFGKTIAQGTPQEIQSNPEVIKAYLGDENV; encoded by the coding sequence TTGGCACTGTTTGAAATGAAAGAAGTCACGCAACGCTTCGGCGGGCTTATCGCGCTGACGGATTTTTCCATCGCCATTGAAGACCACACCCTGGTGGGCCTTATCGGCCCCAACGGCGCGGGCAAAACCACGGTCTTCAACCTGGCCTCGGGCTTCTACCACCCCACCGAGGGGCAGATCGTCTTTGACGGCCACGTTTACAACCACAAGCTGGAGCCCCACCAGGTCACAGCCATGGGTATGGCCCGCACCTTCCAGAATATCCGCCTCTGGAACGACATGACCGTGACAGACAACATCTGCGTTTCACAGTACTCCCGCCTGGGCTACAACCTGCTGGACGTCTGGAGCAACAACGCGCGCTATGGCCGCGAAGAACAGCGCGTGCGCCACAAAGCAGCGAAAATACTTGAAATAATGGAGCTGACCGACGTGGCCCAGGAATGTCCCAAAAACCTGCCCTACGGCCTGCAGCGCCGGGTGGAGCTGGCCCGCGCCCTTTCCACCGACCCCAAGCTGCTTTTGCTGGACGAACCGGCCGCGGGGCTCAACTCTGCCGACGTGGACGGGCTCATCAAGCACATCCGCTGGATTTACGACGAATTCAAAATCGCCATCTGGATGATCGAACACCAGATGAAGGTAGTCATGTCCTTGTGTCAGGACATTATGGTGGTGGAATTTGGCAAGACCATCGCCCAGGGCACGCCGCAGGAAATCCAGTCCAACCCCGAAGTCATCAAAGCCTACCTGGGCGACGAGAACGTATAA
- a CDS encoding ABC transporter ATP-binding protein: protein MLLEVENLYAGYGKIEALHGISFHVEKGEIVTLIGANGAGKSTTLKAIMRLPPPESPTVLNGDIRFNGASILKTEPHHVVAHLRMDLVPEGRHIFGNLTVNENLKLATWTRKDDDIQKDMERVFELFPRLRERMHQRSDTLSGGEQQMLAVGRALMTRCSVLLLDEPSMGLSPLLMYDMFRTLKKLNSEGLTVVVVEQNARLALQVADRGYVLDTGSIVASGTAAELAATPEIKAAYLGA, encoded by the coding sequence ATGCTGTTGGAAGTTGAAAATCTGTACGCCGGCTATGGCAAGATCGAAGCCCTTCACGGCATCTCTTTTCATGTGGAAAAGGGCGAAATTGTCACCCTTATCGGCGCCAACGGCGCGGGAAAATCCACCACGCTCAAGGCCATTATGCGCCTGCCGCCGCCGGAATCGCCCACAGTGCTCAACGGCGACATCCGCTTCAACGGCGCTTCCATTCTCAAGACCGAGCCGCACCATGTGGTGGCCCATCTACGCATGGACCTGGTGCCTGAAGGACGCCACATCTTCGGCAATCTTACGGTGAACGAAAACCTCAAACTTGCCACCTGGACCCGCAAGGACGACGATATCCAGAAGGATATGGAGCGCGTGTTTGAGCTGTTTCCCCGCCTGCGCGAACGCATGCACCAGCGCAGCGACACGCTTTCGGGCGGTGAACAGCAGATGCTGGCCGTGGGCCGCGCCCTCATGACCCGCTGCTCCGTGCTGCTGCTGGACGAACCCTCCATGGGGCTCTCGCCCCTGCTCATGTACGACATGTTCCGCACCCTCAAAAAGCTCAACAGCGAGGGCCTCACCGTGGTGGTGGTGGAACAGAACGCCCGCCTGGCCCTGCAGGTGGCCGACCGGGGCTATGTGCTGGACACGGGTTCTATTGTGGCTTCGGGTACCGCCGCCGAACTGGCCGCCACGCCGGAAATCAAGGCCGCCTATCTGGGGGCGTGA